From Asterias rubens chromosome 6, eAstRub1.3, whole genome shotgun sequence, one genomic window encodes:
- the LOC117291622 gene encoding mitochondrial carrier homolog 2-like codes for MANRHSSHQDPWVQLAINVGLTAVAQPMGYVKTLIQIGYEPLPPQLGRNAFFRKTLLLPGVAAYSKHIWKVDGFLGLYRGFVPRLCGTLSGSAVANRVSEKMDEFFPVTDQKDLEAMNNKSKGTAKISNATFIQETCKLTVSHSCAVIVTHPFHVIAVRSMVQFIGRESKYSGWISPYSEVYSESGITGFFVGLVPRLLQDVLTLWLARTLYQLFNSLLLHDKMSNISELRSYAHAITGFIAGIVTYPLGLVSNIMAVNNSGLAAGSLPFMPVYSNWIGCWVDLRGKGLLKRGSSILFRKYEPSKMTMSPMPLTPLD; via the exons ATGGCGAATAGGCATTCTTCCCACCAAGACCCTTGGGTGCAACTGGCCATAAATGTTGGCCTCACTGCAGTGGCCCAGCCGATGGGCTACGTAAAAACACTGATTCAG ATTGGGTATGAGCCTCTACCACCACAGTTAGGAAGAAACGCCTTCTTTCGCAAGACATTACTTCTCCCTGGTGTCGCTGCTTact CAAAGCACATCTGGAAGGTGGATGGATTTCTTGGTTTGTACCGAGGGTTCGTACCGCGTCTATGTGGAACCCTGTCAGGCTCAGCTGTGGCTAACAGGGTCTCTGAG AAAATGGATGAATTTTTCCCAGTCACTGACCAAAAAGACTTGGAAGCCATGAACAACAAATCCAAGGGAACGGCCAAAATATCCAATGCAACATTTATACAAGAG aCATGTAAGCTGACTGTCTCTCACAGCTGCGCCGTGATTGTCACCCATCCATTCCACGTCATCGCAGTACGCTCAATGGTTCAGTTCATTGGACGGGAAAGCAAATACAG TGGCTGGATATCGCCCTACAGTGAGGTATACTCTGAAAGTGGTATTACGGGATTTTTTGT AGGTTTAGTCCCAAGACTCTTGCAAGACGTTCTGACGCTTTGGCTTGCCAGAACTCTCTACCAACTGTTCAACAGTCTCCTTTTACACGATAAG ATGTCAAACATCTCAGAGCTGAGGAGCTATGCACACGCCATAACTGGA TTTATCGCTGGAATTGTTACATACCCATTGGGGTTAGTCAGCAACATCATGGCCGTTAATAACTCTGG GCTGGCTGCTGGGTCTCTACCATTTATGCCTGTTTACTCCAACTGGATTGGATGCTGGGTAGATCTTAGAGGAAAG GGTCTATTAAAGCGTGGATCTAGCATCCTGTTCCGCAAGTACGAACCGAGTAAGATGACCATGTCTCCAATGCCACTGACACCCCTGGATTGA
- the LOC117291918 gene encoding galactosylceramide sulfotransferase-like, giving the protein MRTRARYVLLVVCAVGVTALLYLHLSSKDGHHGVDQEFDKWNRQRHQLLIQPFDDRHPKDTLFNPDKLPQPINFAPFPGAGNKEERGRREHTWRGTGEEVKTFEEAYSNAQHLQEKRQQLLKIDRSTCKPLHNITFLKVHKTGSSTLQNIFLRFGQRHKLNFVLPPYGHHLGFPEFFSHLHMLPVDSGLYNIFCHHSRFSKVIPEIMPPNSVYISILRDPVHVFESAFTYFKIDYRLKMTDDKDAMSKFLENPSIFYVNAPSVVHMRNNMLYDFGVPSTKYDDMGYITGAIDKIDQQFSLILIAEYFEESLILLRDVLCWRAEDMVVFKMNSRNQTSVDSLKTGVQEKIRSWNAGDVMLYDHFNKTLWRKIEEYGRDKMAKEVKELQALTDHYHRLCIQTDSADRKEGEFDLWQPPGVKINNFVLKESARDNPVCENMVRPEIVYTHELRRAQFPKIPFRKTKRSTRRRKAL; this is encoded by the exons ATGAGGACTAGGGCGAGATATGTTTTGCTTGTTGTCTGCGCTGTGGGAGTTACTGCGTTGCTTTACCTGCACCTGAGCAGTAAAGATGGACACCACGGGGTGGATCAAGAGTTCGATAAATGGAACAG ACAACGGCACCAGCTTCTCATTCAACCATTTGATGATAGACATCCCAAGGACACTCTCTTCAACCCGGACAAATTGCCTCAACCCATTAACTTTGCACCTTTTCCGGGGGCTGGAAACAAGGAGGAAAGGGGCAGGAGAGAGCACACTTGGAGAGGAACTGGAGAAGAGGTGAAGACGTTTGAGGAGGCCTATAGCAATGCGCAACATCTACaagaaaaaagacaacaacTGCTGAAGATTGATCGCTCCACGTGTAAACCACTGCACAATATCACCTTTCTCAAGGTGCACAAGACTGGCAGCAGCACCTTGCAGAACATCTTCCTGCGATTCGGACAACGCCACAAGTTGAACTTTGTGTTGCCACCCTACGGTCATCACCTTGGCTTCCCAGAGTTCTTCAGCCATCTCCACATGCTACCTGTGGACAGCGGCTTGTACAATATATTCTGTCACCATTCCCGCTTTAGTAAGGTCATCCCGGAAATTATGCCGCCGAATTCGGTCTATATCAGCATCCTGCGTGACCCGGTCCACGTCTTTGAGAGTGCTTTCACCTATTTTAAAATAGACTACCGCCTCAAAATGACTGACGATAAAGATGCTATGAGCAAATTTCTTGAAAATCCGAGCATATTTTACGTGAATGCACCCAGCGTGGTGCACATGCGCAATAACATGCTGTATGACTTTGGAGTGCCAAGCACCAAATATGATGACATGGGCTACATAACGGGAGCAATTGACAAAATTGATCAGCAGTTCTCGTTAATTTTAATTGCAGAATATTTTGAGGAGTCATTAATTCTGCTCCGCGACGTGCTTTGCTGGCGAGCGGAAGACATGGTTGTGTTTAAGATGAACTCTCGCAATCAAACATCAGTAGACTCATTAAAGACAGGCGTTCAGGAAAAGATTCGCTCGTGGAACGCGGGCGACGTGATGTTGTACGATCATTTTAACAAAACGCTGTGGCGTAAGATCGAGGAGTACGGCCGGGACAAAATGGCCAAGGAAGTTAAAGAACTTCAAGCCCTGACAGATCATTACCACAGACTCTGTATCCAGACAGACTCGGCAGACAGGAAGGAGGGGGAATTTGACCTCTGGCAACCGCCTGGGGTCAAGATCAATAACTTTGTACTGAAGGAATCAGCGCGGGATAACCCAGTTTGTGAGAACATGGTGAGACCCGAGATTGTTTACACCCACGAGCTGAGACGTGCACAGTTTCCAAAGATCCCATTTCGGAAAACAAAGCGAAGCACAAGAAGGCGGAAAGCGCTGTAG